Genomic window (Bradyrhizobium sp. 186):
CTGGCCACCAACCGTCGGCACGCCAAAGGAATTGCCGTAGCCGCCAACGCCGGCGACGACGCCGGAGACGAGATGCCGGGTTCTGGCATGCTCGGGCGCGCCAAAGCTCAGCGCATTGAGGCAGGCGATCGGCCGCGCGCCCATGGTGAAGACGTCGCGCAGAATGCCGCCGACGCCGGTGGTGGCGCCCTGGTACGGCTCGATGTAGCTCGGGTGGTTGTGGCTCTCCATCTTGAAGACCACGGCCTGGCCGTCGCCGATGTCGATCACGCCGGCGTTCTCGCCGGGGCCCTGGATCACCCAGGGCGCCTTGGTCGGCAATCCGCGCAGATGGATGCGCGACGACTTGTACGAGCAGTGCTCGTTCCACATCGCCGAGAAGATGCCTAGCTCGGTGAAGGTCGGCTCCCGTCCGATCAGCTTCAGGATGCGCTCGTACTCGTCGGGCTTGAGCCCGTGGGCGGCAACCAGTTCAGGGGTGATCTTGGGTTCGTTCTTCATGGATTCGAGGCTTTCGGCGGGGTTGGCCGTTCTTAGGAACATCGGGGGCTCACGAAAAGCCCTTTATGACGCATTTTCCCGCTGTCCCACGTTTTGCGGCCGGGGGGATGCGGGAACAGGAATTGCAAGGTACGGACGGATCGGATTTAAGGGCTAAAGACCGGTAATTGAAGGCCCATTTCCTTGCACGAATTGACCAAAGCGCCCCCGCCCCGCCGCCCCGCCCTCCACATCGCCACCGAGGGCGAGTTCAAGGGCTGGCGGACCTGGATTCGCGATAGCTTTGAGAGCCATATTGGCCCGTTCTGGCACAAGATCGAGGAGGACGGCAGCGTCCGCTCCGCCTTTCGGGTCGAGAAAAAGCACCTCAACGGCTCGGGCAACGTCCATGGCGGATGTTTCATGGCGTTTGCCGACTATTGCCTGTTTGCGATCGCAACCCGCGAACTGGATGGGCCGGCCGTGACGACCAATTTCGCCTGCGACTTCCTCGACGGTGCACGGGAGGGTGAGCTGATCGAATGCGTGGGCGAAGTCTCCCGCGCCGGAGGCTCGCTGATCTTTTTGCGCGGCAAGATGATGTCCGGCGGGCGGCCGCTGTTCACCTTCTCCGGCACGATCAGGCGGGTGAAGCGGAAGCCGGCACTCCAGGCAAACCCATAGCTCGACGCCTTCCCTTTTCGCGTGCCCTCGCCCACTGTTGCGCAAGCGCTTTCGCACCGGGGAGCAAGAACAAGGTGCCGCAGAGCACATCGCCGACGGGTCGCACGATGGCGTCCGCCTCGCCGGCACCGTCGTCATCGTCGGCGTCGATGCGCTGCGCGGCTT
Coding sequences:
- a CDS encoding PaaI family thioesterase; its protein translation is MHELTKAPPPRRPALHIATEGEFKGWRTWIRDSFESHIGPFWHKIEEDGSVRSAFRVEKKHLNGSGNVHGGCFMAFADYCLFAIATRELDGPAVTTNFACDFLDGAREGELIECVGEVSRAGGSLIFLRGKMMSGGRPLFTFSGTIRRVKRKPALQANP